One window of the Runella slithyformis DSM 19594 genome contains the following:
- a CDS encoding Dabb family protein — MIRHSVILTLKSNISPEEKQAFFEAVDLLALIPDVQKFEVMKQISPKNKFEYGISMEFETRQQYDTYSNHPEHTAFIQHFWLKWVEDFLEIDYQKIN; from the coding sequence ATGATACGGCACTCAGTCATTTTAACACTCAAATCCAACATAAGCCCGGAAGAAAAACAGGCATTTTTTGAGGCAGTGGATTTATTGGCGTTGATCCCCGACGTTCAAAAATTTGAGGTAATGAAGCAAATCAGCCCCAAGAACAAATTTGAGTACGGGATTTCAATGGAATTTGAGACCCGGCAACAATACGATACCTACTCCAATCATCCCGAACATACGGCTTTTATACAACATTTTTGGCTGAAGTGGGTGGAGGATTTTTTGGAAATAGATTATCAAAAAATCAATTGA